The following coding sequences are from one Pigmentibacter sp. JX0631 window:
- a CDS encoding site-specific DNA-methyltransferase, which translates to MEENLKNNLESCINIHESNNGCKDILKELFPNLFINQQEINYSYLLNVLIKEKNKYQLTWYEKEKCLNNIKLNCNKILCPEFESGVLENNARHFFIEGDNLEVLQILQTAYSNKIKVIYIDPPYNTGQLFVYSDNFKNKKIKNSKDVMKNRQVNNYHDNWLSMIYPRLKVAKNLLTLDGIIFVSIDDNEIHNLRILLDEIFGAENYCGTIKRRAARKNTFLSKCMSDLFDYIVIYSKNSKLPFLGNQKNTEVTRPVFNEGNKNSIRDVHKGTVAKCPDGIYKAGIYKTRSIHFEILNDMIIKNSVLDKSIKVKGPWRINQNILNSTIFITKNNGFRRNVLQVELSKKSVMNDFLDNSDCYNEKGSEELKHLFNNQKGIFNNPKPTGLIEYLLKSVQLNENDYILDFFAGSGSTLHSILKMNASGHYNLNSISIQNAEKSHLLKVNFGFNSIYELAVERNRRAIEKILKDNSKCKNINNIGFKCFKIVDQKIFKLLSYSEAVKKSTNYRDNIISNHRRNLIWDIIFLEKLSLEFKFSNNTNDIKNDFYLVIDEPTNKILLIYYSEKNLDNSLKNIEHIHEKFSSWKIVVILPVLSVNLKQSLIQKLVTLYNVKFYEDVIH; encoded by the coding sequence ATGGAAGAAAATTTAAAAAATAATTTAGAATCTTGCATCAATATACATGAATCGAACAACGGTTGTAAAGATATTTTAAAAGAATTATTTCCTAACCTTTTTATAAATCAACAGGAAATAAATTATTCTTATTTGCTTAATGTTTTAATTAAAGAAAAAAATAAATATCAATTAACTTGGTATGAAAAAGAAAAATGTTTAAATAATATTAAATTGAATTGTAATAAAATTTTATGCCCCGAATTTGAAAGTGGAGTGTTAGAAAATAATGCAAGACATTTTTTTATAGAAGGTGATAATTTAGAAGTATTGCAAATTCTTCAAACAGCATATTCAAATAAAATAAAAGTTATTTATATTGATCCTCCTTACAATACAGGTCAGTTGTTTGTTTATAGCGATAATTTTAAGAATAAAAAAATTAAAAATTCTAAAGATGTAATGAAAAATCGTCAAGTTAATAATTATCATGATAATTGGTTAAGTATGATATATCCAAGACTTAAAGTTGCAAAAAATTTATTGACTTTAGATGGAATTATATTCGTTTCAATTGATGACAACGAAATTCATAATTTAAGAATTTTGCTTGATGAAATTTTTGGAGCTGAAAATTATTGTGGGACAATAAAGAGAAGAGCTGCAAGGAAAAATACTTTTTTATCTAAATGTATGTCAGATTTATTTGACTATATTGTTATTTATTCTAAAAATTCGAAACTTCCATTTTTGGGCAATCAAAAAAATACTGAAGTAACTAGACCTGTATTTAATGAAGGAAATAAAAATTCAATTAGGGATGTTCATAAAGGTACAGTTGCAAAATGTCCTGATGGTATTTATAAAGCTGGAATTTACAAAACACGAAGTATTCATTTTGAAATATTGAATGACATGATTATAAAAAATAGTGTTTTAGATAAATCTATAAAAGTAAAAGGTCCTTGGAGAATCAATCAAAATATTTTAAACTCAACAATTTTCATTACAAAAAATAATGGATTTAGAAGAAATGTACTTCAGGTTGAATTATCGAAGAAATCTGTTATGAATGATTTTTTGGATAATTCTGATTGTTATAATGAAAAAGGATCAGAAGAATTAAAACATCTTTTTAATAATCAAAAAGGGATTTTTAATAATCCAAAACCTACTGGATTAATAGAGTATTTATTAAAATCAGTGCAATTAAATGAAAACGACTACATATTAGATTTTTTTGCCGGTTCAGGCTCAACTTTACATTCTATTTTAAAAATGAATGCATCAGGGCATTATAATTTGAATTCTATCTCAATCCAAAATGCAGAAAAAAGTCATTTACTTAAAGTTAATTTCGGATTCAATTCTATCTATGAATTAGCTGTAGAAAGAAATAGACGAGCTATAGAAAAAATATTAAAAGATAATAGTAAATGTAAAAATATTAATAATATAGGCTTTAAGTGCTTTAAAATTGTAGATCAAAAAATATTTAAATTACTTAGTTATAGCGAAGCAGTAAAAAAGAGTACAAATTATCGAGATAATATAATTTCTAATCACAGGAGGAATTTAATTTGGGATATTATATTTTTAGAAAAATTATCTTTAGAATTTAAATTTTCAAATAATACGAATGATATAAAAAATGATTTTTATTTAGTAATTGATGAGCCAACAAATAAAATATTATTAATTTATTATAGTGAAAAAAATTTAGATAATTCTTTAAAAAATATAGAACATATCCATGAAAAATTTAGTTCTTGGAAAATAGTAGTTATTCTTCCTGTACTTTCTGTTAATTTAAAGCAGAGTTTGATTCAAAAATTAGTAACGTTGTATAATGTAAAATTTTATGAAGATGTTATTCATTAG
- the mnmE gene encoding tRNA uridine-5-carboxymethylaminomethyl(34) synthesis GTPase MnmE, protein MTSSIDSIFALSSANARSAIHIHRISGINLLKYFQGYLFKVKSNELINTSLINDQIKSKPFTQYLILKDTEGNIIDDVLFSYFKAPHSYTGEDVIEISSHGNPLISSLLQRLFRHLGLRDALPGEFTQRAYLNSKIDLIQAEGINQLIHTETLGGIQLARESVGGELSKETEEVKNILIEIMAYLEAHIDFAPDEVGDYQPESLLPLMKQALNKMQILLKSYSSGLRAREGVKIALVGKPNAGKSSLYNALLKYERAIVTHIPGTTRDVLEDRLIIRNKDFVLMDTAGIRETEDAVEKIGVERSIKTLTKADIICLVITLENVKYEDYHKFIDESLSEFLLSSEFFSEQIILPVFSKMDTIPNNSLEIIENSYSIIIKDKKFHNFQSILSKKCIFCSYLDTEILSSELVELHDQLTGLLGQKNNPTLISERQRNKIEIAVKNLNEGIDLIYKKDYPEKISSVINQGRQSLQEVVGEIQLDDVLEKIFSTFCIGK, encoded by the coding sequence TTGACCTCAAGTATTGATTCTATTTTTGCTCTTTCTTCCGCTAATGCAAGAAGTGCCATTCATATTCATAGAATATCAGGAATAAATTTACTTAAATATTTTCAAGGCTATTTATTTAAAGTAAAATCTAATGAATTAATAAATACTTCTTTAATTAATGATCAAATTAAATCAAAGCCATTTACTCAATATCTTATTCTAAAAGATACTGAAGGTAACATTATTGATGATGTATTATTTTCATATTTTAAGGCGCCGCATAGTTATACAGGTGAAGATGTAATTGAAATAAGTTCCCATGGAAATCCTCTTATAAGCAGTTTGTTGCAAAGATTATTTAGGCACCTTGGACTGCGTGATGCTTTACCAGGAGAATTCACTCAGCGTGCTTATTTAAATAGTAAAATTGATTTAATTCAGGCTGAAGGTATAAATCAATTGATTCATACTGAAACTTTAGGTGGAATTCAGTTAGCTAGAGAATCTGTTGGAGGAGAATTATCTAAAGAAACAGAAGAAGTAAAAAATATATTGATTGAAATTATGGCTTATTTAGAAGCTCATATTGACTTTGCTCCTGATGAAGTCGGGGATTACCAACCTGAATCACTTTTGCCATTAATGAAACAAGCTTTAAATAAAATGCAAATTTTATTAAAGTCTTATTCTTCAGGTTTAAGAGCGAGAGAAGGAGTGAAAATAGCATTAGTGGGAAAACCTAATGCTGGGAAGTCTAGTTTGTATAATGCTCTGTTAAAATATGAAAGAGCAATAGTAACGCACATTCCTGGAACAACTCGAGATGTTTTAGAGGATAGGCTAATTATTCGAAATAAAGATTTTGTACTAATGGATACAGCTGGCATTAGAGAAACAGAAGATGCTGTTGAAAAAATTGGTGTAGAAAGAAGTATCAAGACTTTAACAAAAGCAGATATAATTTGTCTAGTTATTACATTAGAAAATGTTAAGTATGAAGACTATCATAAATTTATTGATGAATCACTATCTGAATTTCTTTTGAGTTCTGAATTTTTTTCTGAGCAAATAATTCTTCCGGTGTTTAGCAAAATGGATACAATACCGAATAATTCTCTTGAAATTATAGAAAATAGCTATTCAATAATTATAAAAGACAAAAAATTTCATAATTTCCAAAGTATTCTCAGTAAAAAATGTATATTTTGTTCATATTTAGATACGGAAATTCTTTCTTCTGAATTAGTAGAACTGCACGATCAATTGACAGGTCTTTTAGGGCAAAAGAATAATCCCACATTAATTTCTGAAAGACAAAGAAATAAAATCGAAATTGCTGTCAAAAATTTAAATGAAGGCATAGATTTAATCTATAAAAAAGATTATCCTGAAAAAATATCTTCAGTGATTAATCAAGGAAGACAGTCATTACAGGAAGTTGTTGGTGAAATTCAATTAGACGATGTTTTAGAAAAAATATTTTCCACATTTTGTATCGGAAAATAG
- a CDS encoding R3H domain-containing nucleic acid-binding protein — MDKRQFTGKTLDDALSEAARAFSTDKDLLCYNVIQQPTGGILSRLFSRSVKIEAWVETVKQDLQAAAREVVRQTLGKSNTTKNNLSPVGKVKKETHMFSEPKTVERKTERQNISSNTQSDYPPRTFLNMESEGVQELFENYNQLFFSAFGISQDQVEIIVQENEAVVKVVDSEIEKYLSKSDKLSLAFEHVFKRIAQKKLGDISSRITVEAGDSSEKREERLIGMAKSLAEKVKKTGKSVILSSKSSQERRIIHLALDGMAGIATRSVGTGDKRRLVIYSTEKKPRNHANNLPKNQEKNFPNSSNQSRYKKKIPKKRNSNFSIQDKQNTERVGAVSSIDNSKDDQDELPHTHQKHL; from the coding sequence ATGGATAAAAGGCAATTTACTGGAAAAACTCTTGACGATGCTTTATCTGAAGCAGCAAGAGCCTTTTCTACTGATAAAGATTTGCTTTGTTATAATGTAATCCAACAACCTACTGGCGGAATATTATCTCGATTGTTTTCGCGATCTGTGAAAATTGAAGCTTGGGTTGAAACAGTAAAACAAGATTTACAAGCTGCCGCCCGTGAAGTTGTAAGGCAAACTTTAGGAAAAAGTAACACAACTAAAAATAATTTGTCTCCTGTAGGGAAAGTAAAAAAAGAAACGCATATGTTCTCTGAGCCTAAAACGGTAGAAAGAAAAACAGAGAGACAGAATATTAGTTCGAATACTCAAAGTGACTACCCACCGCGAACTTTTTTGAATATGGAAAGTGAAGGTGTACAAGAACTATTTGAAAATTATAATCAGTTATTTTTCTCTGCTTTTGGTATTTCACAAGACCAAGTTGAAATAATCGTGCAAGAAAATGAAGCTGTTGTTAAAGTTGTTGACTCTGAAATTGAAAAATATCTAAGTAAAAGTGATAAATTATCCTTGGCTTTTGAGCATGTCTTTAAAAGAATTGCGCAAAAAAAATTAGGAGATATTTCCTCCCGAATAACGGTGGAAGCAGGTGACTCTTCTGAAAAAAGAGAAGAAAGACTCATTGGAATGGCGAAATCACTTGCTGAAAAAGTTAAAAAAACTGGAAAAAGTGTAATACTATCTTCAAAAAGTAGTCAGGAAAGAAGAATTATTCACTTAGCTTTAGATGGTATGGCTGGGATTGCAACTCGTAGTGTTGGAACAGGTGATAAAAGAAGATTGGTTATTTATTCAACTGAAAAAAAACCAAGAAATCATGCAAATAATTTACCTAAAAATCAAGAGAAAAATTTTCCTAATTCTTCAAATCAATCTCGCTATAAAAAGAAAATTCCAAAAAAAAGAAATTCTAACTTCTCTATCCAAGATAAACAAAATACTGAAAGAGTAGGCGCAGTTTCTTCAATAGATAATTCGAAAGATGATCAAGATGAGCTTCCTCATACTCATCAGAAACATTTATAA
- the yidC gene encoding membrane protein insertase YidC → MKKESIGFMLGLFLLIGGYIAINQYYVQKQQQEIDAHQKNIQAAQAKNSDPNIAAQGTTIPSQSVIPTVPAETPKTSIENASAVLPVANPSDLIIKKSYATFEFTSVGGCLGSNILTGEKLAYNDSTPVSVIENYNICKAFGFRVGSFDLRKVPAGISKNSQGDLQIVQTVNGLEITRIFKFADVNYSGEMQVVVKNIAQNAQSTSVDFEIGATSDNKNNGGFLSSVMPQYHSAAVRLPDGTVKREMTQFEESAGQKLLLSESGSFFSWFTVDSLYWMNAVIPQNQSPIAFEVVRTGFNLSKAVGLPYDQTVYEAWVKQPVNLAPGQSVALNYKLYIGPKKETILKDFDQYHLSETIDYGFFKIIARPMYHIVFFIHGLVNNWGVAIILLTILINIVFLPLQIKGYLSGQKMQKIQPQMKALQEKYKEDKQALQRETMALMSKSGVNPLSGCLPLLPQIPVFFALDSCLRHTFDLRQSPFFFWIKDLTQHDPYFILPILMAVLMLGYQKMIPMPSMDPTQAKMMKILPLVFSIFMVFYPSGLALYVITNTIISMIRQAFLTHRYKNVHEK, encoded by the coding sequence GTGAAAAAAGAATCAATTGGTTTTATGTTAGGTTTATTTTTGTTAATTGGCGGATATATTGCTATTAACCAGTACTATGTCCAAAAACAGCAACAAGAAATCGATGCGCATCAGAAAAATATACAGGCAGCCCAAGCAAAAAATTCTGATCCAAATATAGCAGCACAGGGAACAACAATTCCTTCTCAAAGTGTTATTCCCACAGTACCCGCAGAAACTCCAAAAACAAGCATAGAAAATGCATCTGCTGTTTTACCGGTAGCAAATCCAAGCGATCTCATCATCAAGAAATCATATGCTACTTTTGAATTTACTTCTGTAGGAGGATGTTTAGGAAGTAACATTTTAACTGGTGAAAAATTAGCTTATAATGATTCTACTCCTGTTTCTGTCATAGAAAATTATAATATTTGTAAAGCTTTTGGATTTCGAGTGGGATCATTCGACTTACGTAAAGTACCTGCTGGAATTTCTAAAAATTCCCAAGGAGATTTGCAAATTGTACAAACTGTAAATGGTTTAGAAATTACCCGTATATTTAAATTTGCTGATGTTAATTATTCTGGTGAAATGCAAGTAGTTGTTAAAAATATTGCCCAAAATGCACAAAGTACAAGTGTTGACTTTGAAATTGGAGCAACGTCAGATAATAAAAATAATGGAGGCTTTTTATCTTCAGTTATGCCTCAGTATCATTCAGCTGCAGTCCGTTTGCCTGATGGAACAGTAAAAAGAGAGATGACTCAATTCGAAGAATCTGCAGGTCAAAAACTTTTATTGAGCGAGTCTGGCAGCTTTTTTTCATGGTTCACTGTCGATTCTTTGTATTGGATGAATGCAGTTATCCCGCAAAATCAATCACCAATTGCTTTTGAGGTAGTAAGAACTGGATTTAATTTAAGTAAAGCGGTAGGTCTTCCTTATGATCAAACTGTTTATGAAGCATGGGTAAAACAACCTGTAAATCTTGCGCCAGGTCAATCTGTAGCCTTGAATTATAAACTTTATATTGGCCCTAAAAAAGAAACAATTTTAAAAGACTTTGATCAATATCATTTAAGTGAAACTATTGATTATGGATTTTTCAAAATTATAGCTCGTCCTATGTACCACATCGTATTTTTTATTCATGGTTTAGTAAATAACTGGGGTGTGGCAATCATTCTTTTAACGATATTAATTAATATAGTCTTTTTACCTCTGCAAATTAAAGGTTATTTATCTGGGCAAAAAATGCAGAAAATTCAACCCCAAATGAAGGCTCTTCAAGAAAAATATAAAGAAGATAAACAGGCTCTGCAAAGAGAAACGATGGCGTTAATGTCAAAAAGCGGAGTTAATCCTTTAAGCGGATGCCTTCCTTTGTTACCTCAAATACCCGTGTTTTTTGCTTTAGACTCCTGTTTAAGACACACATTTGATTTGCGTCAATCACCATTCTTTTTTTGGATAAAAGATCTTACTCAACACGATCCATATTTCATATTACCAATCTTAATGGCAGTTTTGATGCTTGGTTATCAGAAGATGATTCCAATGCCTTCCATGGATCCAACTCAAGCAAAAATGATGAAAATATTACCTTTGGTATTTTCCATCTTTATGGTTTTTTATCCATCAGGGTTGGCACTTTACGTGATAACAAATACTATTATTTCTATGATTAGGCAGGCGTTCCTGACACATCGGTATAAGAACGTTCATGAAAAATAA
- the yidD gene encoding membrane protein insertion efficiency factor YidD, whose product MLNDYATLFFVLLIKFYKKCISPALGSHCRFYPSCSQYSLEVFQKYGAVKGLGKTTVRICKCHPFHKGGVDLP is encoded by the coding sequence ATTTTAAATGATTATGCGACTTTATTTTTTGTGCTGTTGATCAAGTTTTATAAGAAGTGTATTTCTCCAGCACTTGGATCACATTGTCGGTTTTATCCGAGCTGTTCACAATACAGTCTTGAGGTATTTCAGAAGTATGGTGCTGTTAAAGGATTGGGCAAAACAACTGTTCGTATTTGTAAATGCCATCCTTTTCATAAAGGCGGAGTTGATTTGCCTTAA